From the Saccharobesus litoralis genome, one window contains:
- the msbA gene encoding lipid A export permease/ATP-binding protein MsbA: MTLPATDRTRSDFLRLLGYLNSYRLVFAIAVIGMLAYAAIDVFFLSNIETFIDEGLTQKNHQLLFQMGLAIPVIFLLRGIANFISTYALAWVGAQTVAKMRQQTFEHLISLPVSFHDKHSTGELISKITYDTEQVNQASSRALSILVREGAFVLGLLGYIFYLSWQLSLVFLILGPIVGVIVSFVSKRFREVSKRIQTAIGGVTTTTEQMLNSHKIVITHGGQEIEAKKFAKVNTQSRQQQIKLVSTRVASVAVIQIIASFALATVLLIASDPEFLESFSTGTFTTVLTFMMMMLRPLKQLTTVNSEFQRGLAACASIFAVLDTHSEEDTGTQVIERAKGKIKFDNVTFTYQGKEKPALNQVSLEIKPGQTVALVGKSGSGKSTISNLVTRFYNKQSGEITIDDIPVEALTLESLRKQFAFVSQSVTLFNDSIANNIAYGSGSAVTREQIVAAAKAAHVIEFTERMPNGLDTEIGENGVMLSGGQRQRIAIARAILRNAPILILDEATSALDTESERHIQEELDKLRIDRTAIVIAHRLSTIENADIIAVIDEGRVVEQGSHQELLAMNGQYRLLYDMQFSGDN, translated from the coding sequence ACGCTCCCCGCAACTGATAGAACTCGCAGTGACTTCCTTCGCCTTCTCGGATACCTAAATTCCTATCGATTGGTTTTTGCTATCGCCGTTATAGGTATGTTGGCCTATGCGGCAATTGATGTATTTTTTTTATCGAATATAGAAACCTTTATTGATGAAGGTTTAACCCAAAAAAATCACCAACTTTTATTTCAAATGGGGTTAGCCATCCCCGTCATATTTTTGCTCCGAGGCATCGCAAACTTTATAAGTACCTACGCCCTCGCTTGGGTGGGGGCTCAAACCGTTGCTAAAATGCGCCAACAAACGTTTGAACATTTAATTAGCTTGCCTGTGTCTTTTCATGACAAACATTCAACCGGTGAGCTTATATCCAAGATCACCTACGATACCGAGCAAGTTAATCAGGCTTCAAGTCGTGCATTATCAATATTAGTACGAGAAGGCGCGTTTGTTTTAGGTCTGTTGGGTTATATATTTTACTTGAGTTGGCAACTCTCTTTAGTCTTTTTAATTTTAGGACCTATTGTTGGCGTTATTGTTAGCTTTGTTAGTAAACGCTTTAGAGAAGTTAGTAAACGGATCCAAACTGCGATAGGCGGTGTGACGACCACGACAGAGCAAATGCTAAATAGTCACAAAATAGTCATTACTCATGGCGGACAAGAAATCGAAGCAAAGAAATTTGCCAAAGTGAATACCCAAAGTCGTCAGCAACAAATTAAGTTGGTATCCACGCGTGTCGCCAGCGTAGCAGTTATTCAAATTATCGCCTCTTTTGCGTTGGCTACCGTTTTGTTAATTGCCAGCGATCCTGAATTTCTTGAGTCATTTAGCACAGGTACTTTTACTACCGTGCTGACTTTCATGATGATGATGCTAAGGCCACTTAAGCAGTTGACCACAGTAAACAGTGAGTTTCAACGAGGGTTAGCGGCTTGTGCCAGTATATTTGCGGTGTTAGATACACACTCAGAAGAAGATACCGGCACGCAAGTGATTGAAAGAGCTAAAGGTAAAATTAAATTTGATAATGTAACCTTTACTTATCAAGGCAAAGAAAAACCGGCGTTAAATCAAGTTAGCCTTGAGATTAAACCCGGGCAAACCGTTGCCTTAGTGGGTAAATCAGGTAGTGGTAAATCGACTATCTCTAATCTGGTTACACGCTTTTATAACAAGCAATCGGGTGAAATAACGATAGATGATATTCCGGTTGAAGCTTTAACACTTGAATCTTTGCGTAAACAGTTTGCATTTGTTTCGCAAAGTGTCACTTTGTTTAATGACTCAATCGCCAACAATATTGCCTATGGTAGTGGCAGTGCAGTTACCCGAGAGCAAATTGTTGCAGCGGCTAAAGCTGCGCATGTTATTGAATTTACTGAGCGTATGCCGAACGGTTTAGATACTGAAATCGGTGAAAACGGTGTCATGTTATCCGGAGGTCAAAGGCAACGTATCGCGATTGCTCGGGCAATTTTGCGTAATGCGCCAATATTGATTTTAGATGAAGCGACATCAGCTTTAGATACCGAATCAGAGCGACATATTCAAGAAGAGTTGGATAAGTTGCGTATAGATAGAACAGCCATCGTGATTGCCCATCGCCTGTCGACAATAGAAAACGCGGATATCATTGCGGTTATCGATGAAGGTCGTGTGGTTGAGCAGGGCTCTCATCAAGAGTTATTGGCTATGAATGGCCAATACCGACTTTTATACGATATGCAATTTAGCGGCGATAACTAG
- the lpxK gene encoding tetraacyldisaccharide 4'-kinase → MTLIEKAWYQGHKIAWLLLPLSGLFYLLSSIRRLLFKLGVKQSYHPQIPVIVVGNISVGGTGKTPFTIWLVEQLKQAGYKPAIVTRGYGNTLSAYPHVVKNNDAAQLVGDEPKLLAENCQVPVVIAPKRIDAAKTAKALGCNVVISDDGLQHYALQRDIEIILLDAKRGLGNGWLLPAGPLREGKWRLSSTKFVLYNCGANLPEDCLLEEQRSQALMISADEPRNMLEPELSYDKSASCNAVCAIGNPQRFYNSLAQCDIQIGDSKEFIDHHQFTEADFHFTHQRPVIMTEKDAVKCRHFAKQHFWFLPIEAKVNPIFKNNLINQLTELKTKYDI, encoded by the coding sequence ATGACGCTGATTGAAAAAGCATGGTATCAAGGACATAAAATAGCTTGGTTGTTATTACCACTGAGTGGCTTGTTTTACTTGCTATCAAGTATAAGACGCTTGCTATTTAAATTAGGCGTCAAGCAATCTTATCATCCTCAAATTCCTGTGATTGTCGTGGGTAATATCAGCGTTGGCGGCACAGGCAAAACGCCATTCACTATTTGGCTAGTTGAACAGCTAAAACAAGCGGGTTATAAGCCCGCTATTGTCACCCGAGGATATGGTAATACTTTGTCTGCCTATCCGCATGTTGTTAAAAATAATGACGCGGCTCAGTTAGTGGGTGATGAACCTAAACTGTTGGCTGAAAATTGCCAAGTGCCTGTTGTCATTGCACCCAAGCGGATTGACGCTGCTAAAACAGCAAAAGCCTTAGGCTGTAATGTTGTGATCAGTGATGATGGATTGCAACATTATGCATTACAACGCGACATTGAAATTATTCTACTCGACGCTAAACGAGGTTTAGGAAATGGTTGGTTATTACCGGCTGGGCCTTTACGCGAGGGGAAATGGCGCTTGAGCAGTACAAAGTTTGTATTGTATAACTGTGGTGCTAATTTGCCAGAAGATTGCTTACTTGAAGAGCAACGTAGCCAAGCGCTAATGATTTCTGCTGATGAACCTCGTAATATGTTGGAACCTGAATTATCTTATGATAAATCAGCGTCGTGTAATGCGGTTTGCGCTATCGGTAACCCTCAACGGTTCTACAATAGCCTGGCACAGTGCGACATTCAAATTGGCGATAGCAAGGAATTTATCGATCATCACCAGTTTACAGAAGCTGATTTTCATTTTACGCATCAACGCCCTGTTATTATGACCGAAAAAGATGCAGTAAAATGTCGTCATTTTGCCAAACAACACTTTTGGTTTCTGCCGATTGAAGCTAAGGTTAACCCCATATTTAAGAACAATTTAATTAACCAATTAACTGAATTAAAAACCAAATATGACATTTGA
- a CDS encoding Trm112 family protein — protein sequence MTFDKKLLEILACPVCKGKLEYDADKNELVSKAVNLAYPVLDGIPVLIESEARQLSLEEKEK from the coding sequence ATGACATTTGATAAAAAATTATTAGAAATATTAGCTTGTCCAGTTTGCAAAGGTAAATTGGAATACGATGCTGATAAAAATGAGTTAGTCAGTAAAGCTGTTAATTTGGCTTATCCGGTTTTAGATGGCATTCCCGTGTTAATTGAAAGTGAAGCCCGCCAACTTTCGCTAGAAGAAAAGGAAAAATAG
- the kdsB gene encoding 3-deoxy-manno-octulosonate cytidylyltransferase, protein MGYSIVIPARYGSTRFPGKPLADINGKPMIQRVYEKCQTTNAEQIVVATDDARIADVVKQFGGQVCMTAATHESGTERIAEVIDKMAIAQDQVIVNVQGDEPFIPAAIVAQVAENLVARPQINMATLAVKIDDVEEAFNPNAVKVLTNKDGLALYFSRATIPYDRSRFLNNDAPQEIGDYYLRHLGIYAYRAGFVKQYVSWQPSALEQIESLEQLRVLWYGEAIHVDIAHETPPPGIDTPQDLVNAINKGYI, encoded by the coding sequence ATGGGTTATAGCATTGTTATTCCAGCTCGCTATGGCTCGACTCGTTTTCCAGGAAAACCATTAGCCGACATTAACGGTAAACCTATGATCCAGCGGGTTTATGAAAAGTGTCAAACAACGAATGCTGAACAAATAGTGGTTGCAACTGATGATGCACGTATCGCAGATGTAGTTAAGCAGTTTGGTGGACAAGTGTGTATGACAGCAGCCACTCACGAGTCAGGCACCGAGCGTATTGCAGAAGTCATTGACAAAATGGCAATTGCGCAAGATCAGGTTATCGTTAATGTACAAGGGGATGAACCTTTTATTCCCGCGGCAATCGTGGCTCAAGTTGCTGAAAATTTAGTGGCACGCCCACAAATTAATATGGCAACCTTAGCTGTAAAAATAGATGACGTAGAAGAAGCTTTTAATCCGAATGCAGTTAAAGTGTTAACTAATAAGGATGGGCTGGCTCTATATTTTAGCCGAGCAACGATCCCATACGATCGTAGTCGATTTTTAAATAATGATGCGCCTCAAGAAATCGGTGACTATTATTTACGTCATTTAGGTATTTATGCCTATCGCGCTGGCTTTGTTAAGCAATATGTTAGTTGGCAGCCTAGTGCATTGGAACAAATAGAGAGTTTAGAGCAATTACGCGTATTGTGGTACGGTGAAGCCATTCATGTCGATATTGCCCATGAGACACCGCCGCCGGGTATAGATACACCGCAAGATTTAGTTAATGCAATCAATAAAGGTTACATTTAA